In Miscanthus floridulus cultivar M001 chromosome 8, ASM1932011v1, whole genome shotgun sequence, the sequence ACGGCGAAAGTAACGCGAGAGGCAGGGCAGAGCAGAGGAGAGGAAGAAACATGTACAGGGCGAGAGTAGAGTCCTTGTTGCCCGCACCGTACCTTCAAGAAGAGATGGTGGCCCTGGTGCAGCCGGTCGAAGGTGCCCCCGATCACGACGGCCGCGTAGGCAGCCGGGGCCGGCCGTCtcccctcggcctcctccttcccgtcgccgccgccgccgacggctgcggcggcggcggcggcggcgtcagcCACCGTGCCCACGGCCGGCCCTTTCTCTACTGCTCCTGATCCCTCCTCCATAGCCATGGCGTGCGCGCGTCTCCGAGTCGGCAGCGCGTGCGCCTAGCGAACATACAGGCGCGGGCGGGCAGCGGTTGGTTTTGGCTGGTTGGTccttagattgcaagttttttttcgctctctcttcatcacaGCAAATCTTGgacacatatatggagtattaaatatagataaaaaaaactaattacgcagtttgattgtaaattacgagacgaatcttttaagcctagttagactaggattggacaataattatcaaatacaaacgaaagtactacaataTTAactactgattcctaacctcagattcctaacctcaaatctaaacatggccttggtGAGTAGCGTCGCGGGTGCCGCGCCCCGGTTTTGAGGCTCCTCTGCTAGTCCTGTACTCCTGTTTGACTTTGGCACTGATAGGTGGGTCTGGTTTCCGACTCGTCGTCGGTAACAAAGGTCCGGTTCTACTCGTCGTCGGTAATAAAGGCACGGTGAAATCGACTCGTGGCTGCCAAAGTCACGGCGAAATCGACTGTAGACTAGCCTCGACCTCGCCGCTCGCCGCCAGACGACGCCAGCCCAAGAGGCTAGCGGTAGGCTGTTAGGTGGTGCTGCTGCTCCAGGCCAAAGAATGTGATTCTGGCACTAAAAAACCTGGCAGCGAGCAGAGATGGAATCTCATTCGCACATGAAACGGCAACCGTGTTCTCACGTTACGACATGGCAAAAGCTCAGAGATAATTAGCCATCGTTTAAATCCAGGGGCTAAAGTGTAATGTGTCACGTCAGGATGTTACATGAGagtgtttggatagtaataataaaataaattatagaagttcTCAGTACtctgtgagacgaatttattaaatctaattaattcGCTATCAGCACATGGTACTGTACCTTtagtgtagcaccacattatcaaaccATGGACCAATTaagtttaaaaaattcgtctcgcaaattagtcgcaatctatgtaattaattatttttttatctatatttaatactccacgcatgtatccaaacatttgattggaatagagactAAACTTTTAGGGAACGaagtaaacaaggccttagttccGTGAACAGACACGGCGGGATGGATGCAGCCGTTAGGGCATGGCAAAAGCTCAGAGATAATCAGTTCTATGAACAGACACGGCGGGATGGATGCAGCGTGCTCCACCACGATTGCATTGAGGTGAAGCCACAGTACCATACATAATGATGGGAACATAAGCACACGTCGCCTTAATATAACTTCATAGTTCAGACGCTATGGGACTCCACAGCAAGCAACTTAGGCGTCCGAATATTGTACAACTCGCGTTCAAAAGAATTAGGGTACAATCAGATTCAGAGTGGGGAACCAAATATCTATCCATTCTCAGAACAAGGATGAACAAAAATGGAGCGCAGAAATTCTGGCTCAACATCTAATCCTTCCAATGCGCGCATCCAGTGGATCCTCCAGGAGTCCAGGGCTTAGCAGGAGTCAAACCAAGGTATTCAAAGAATTACAGGTACCTCTCATCAGGGCGATGGAGCTGCGGCTACGCTCTGAGAACACACCAAACCAAATCAATTCAGATAGCTGTTCAACGGGCCTGCTTGTTAGTCAGATCGAAGGCTGGTCATGACACTTTGACCGTGGAGCAGATCTTCAGGAACTCGTCGATCTTGGAGGAGTACACGTGGGGGAAGCTCCGGTAGTGGTCGACGTGGGGCGACGAGACAAAGTTGTGGGCGAACACGCTGCGCCCTAGGGATCTCTGCGAGTCCATGAAGCTCTCCACACACTCCGCCGGTATGACTCGGTCGGCTGAGCTGTAAAGGTAGAACTGGGGGCAGGAAGGCTGCTTCTCCGAAAGAACCGAGAGAGTCCTGCACAGTCGCCTGTACATGATCAGCAGGCAAGCAACAGTATCAGATAACAGAATGGCCTACAGTAGTAGATCCGTGGAAAAAGAAGATAAGGTGTACAATAATGCGGACGAAGAAAGGGAAGAAAAGAACACCATGAGTTTGacttaggtcttgtttggatctGAAAAGCTAATAGTTACTCCTAAGAACACCATGAGATAGGGTGAATCTAAACAGCCCAGATAATAGATCAACCAACTGTTAGGTGGCCACCTAGCAAAAAATTATCTCATTAGCTGCGCAAACCTAGCTAGTAGCAGCAAATTAGTAGTCAATTAACCGAAATGCCCTCCCACCAACtgataagggcctgtttggttcctttagtccgcggactaaagtttagtccctggactaaagtttagtccggaCCCTGTTTGGTTCCAGGGACTCAAGTCCATTAATGCAGTTGTATAAAGACAATATTACCCCTGTTGAGATGAAGATATTACAGCTGCTGGCCACGGGTGGGATGGGGAGTAACGAGGGGCAGGATTGTCTCCAGAACACTTTAGTCCAGTTTAGTCACCCCCTCATGGACTAGAGGACTAAACCCTTTAGtccaaattttagtccatgtgttTGGTATTTTAGGGACTAAAAGTGAGCATTTTAGTCCACATTTTagtttagtccatggaaccaaacaggccctaagtattTTAGCTAGGAAACAGTAGAAaacattttttttgggtaaaacaACACTTCAACCACCTATTAGCtagtggaacccaaccacctcgcaGCTAATAGTTAGCCAGTTAAATAGCTGGGAGTTATTAGCTGCTAATGTATTCAAACACCCCCTAACACAAAGAATAGCCCTCTCTCTGTTGCTAGTCTTCTATCATTCTTTTGACAACATTTCTTATTGCCCCTTTGGCCTTTTTGATATTTGTTTCAACAATTGATACACACTTGTTCTCTTAAAAACAAAACTTCTGGGTTTTGGTATGGTGAGTCTTCTGAGGATTTGAGATCGCATTTAAATATTCCCCCACAAACACCCACCCACCCCGGCGCGTTCCCACCCAAAAAGAAAATAACTAATATAGTTGATGAGTGCTGGCTGGCAGTTCATGGCACTTAAGCAGAGCAGTGATTGAGAACGGTAATTGCACTTACTTGTTTacatcaggtacataaagaacaaTCTCAAAGAATTTCTGCAGAGTTGACAGAAGAAAGCATTCACCCCATGAAGGTTGTGTCACATTAGAGCTAACTTTGTTCAAGGTGCCATTTACAATAGGCCCATCAAGAGATTCAGCTGTAGGTTCTGTCATGGAACTACTTTTCTTTAACATTGCAGCAGAGAACCCAGCCGCCCAGACCTGAGTTTAACATAAAAATGAGAACTTCCAGGCAAACAAGCTTAATTGCATAGAATGAAACCATAGGCAACCACAATACTGGATACAAAAATGACCAAGATAGAAAATATCTACTTGTTAATATATGGAGGACCTTGGAACATTTTCACCTAGCAAGTTAAAACTCTATTGTAATTGTATACTTGATCCAGTAAGAAAAAACAGACAGGTACACGAACCTCTGGTCTTATCTCTAGAACTGGTGCAGAGTCTACAATACATCCTCTTATTCTCTCAGTTAGGTCAGCTCTTGATTGTAGATTCTCCAATACAGCACCATAGCTGGAAAGAAAGCAAAAAATAATTGTTTTACTATGATTTGAAGTAAGACATCCATGACTAGATTCAGAAATCAGAATATTCACCGAACTACCCCAAAATGAAGTAATAATAATGAAAAACAATGAGCTCGATTGAGAAATACAAGGACAGAATTTGCTATGTGTGGATGTAGTTCAGCGCAACAGGTATGGCTAGATGTGTTTCAGAATAAGAAAAACAATGACAAAAAGTCCATAACACAGTTGACGCATAACAGATCACCATAAAGAAAAATGTGCACAAAGTAACAATGAGAGCATTGCCAGAGAATCAGAACTGTGGCATCAATATCATGCAGTCTTCTCATTGCCAGTTAACCACTAATGCTCACCCTAACCATTTGTCCTACTCCTATGTTACCACTGGGAGTGGAAACACATCCCTTGGAGAACCACAAGGAGATTAATTATACAACACACCAAAGACACGATGAAGATTTTCTCCTAGGCATGCTGACACAACGACTTTTAGTTTTCCAACTAGAATTGGATGTGCAGTAGCGTGCTAAATGCTCCCATCGACCTCGTGGTATCTTGGGCGAGGATATACCTACTGAATCGTGAAAATTCTATCCATCAATCTTATGTATACCAAACTAAAGTTTCATAACAACAACGTGTCACACGACAAACTAGAGTCCCCATGTCAGTGTGCAATCGAATGAGGAACGCATGCACGCGTCTCTGAAGTGCCATACGAACTAACTATCCGCTTTCGGACATTCCAATTTATAACCGAATCATCCACACTAGAACTAAAGCGCTTCAGGAGAAGCGAGGGGGTTCGACTTCGATTCCTTACGCGAGCCATCCGGTGTTGCTGAAGGTGTGGAAGAGGAGCGTGCGACGCCGGTCGGTGTCGCACCAGGCGGCGATCTCCTCGGAGAGGTCGGCGACCCTGCGCTCGACGCGGCGTCCGAGGTCGAGGCCAACGAGCTCGCGCACGGGCACGACGAACCGCACCGCGCCGACCCCGCGCTCGCGGTAGAGGTCGGCGTAGCGGCGCAGGTGCTTCTGGCGCGCGCCGAGCCACCCGAGCAGCACGACCAGCGTGGCGCCCCCcgcggcaccgccgccgccggcgagcggcGAGGCCGCGGAGTCGCCTGGGGGCGGGTCCCATTCGATGAAGGGCTCGGAGTCGGGCGGCAGGAGGTCGAATGGCACGGAGCCCGGCGGCGCGCCGCCGGAGGGGACGGAGAGCGAGGCCGCGGCGGGGCAGGCGAGGCTGGCCCGGCCGCGGAATGGCGCGGGGTGGCGCGGCGGGAAGGAGAGCGACGCGGACACCGGGACCGGGACGCGCCTCAACGCGGCGCGCCGGTGCCCCGCGGCAGCGGCCGTGACGGCCGCGGCGAGGATGCGGGCGGAGGCCGCCGCCATGGAGACGTGTAGTGAAAGCGGCGGCGAAGTGGCGAAGACGACGAAGAACAGAAATGAGACCGGGGTGTTTATGACGGCGACGGGAAGGCCTTGGGGTCACTGACGCGCGGGGCCCACGCTACATCGGCGTCAGGTACGCTGGATCCCGCGTGGGAGAACGGTTGGGAGCACACATGGCCGCAGTTAATTCGGGAGTGAAATGTGGATACGCTGACCTGTGGGCCGGGAGAACAGGAGGGCTTCCACGTTTCGTGTGCTGGACGTGCGCTAGGATGATCCGAGAGTTTCCACTTGCCTCGCCTCGCTTGGCCGAGCAAGCCTTTGCCTTGCCAGGCTGGGCGAGCCAATTTGGCTCTTCCACAACGGCAAGGCAAAACCTTGTCTGTACAGACTACGAGCCAAGTTGGCTTAAGAACCAAACACAAGCTTACATCTTATTTCGCATCTAGCAAAGTAACACCGGGACTAGCAAAGAATCCAAGCAGCCCAAAATATAACCAAGGATTTAGAGTACATCCAAGTGTGTTTTACTATCTGTGTTACTTCGTACGTCTAGTCGGGAGAAAATTTCCTTCTCTGtacttttatttttcttctttcatTAATTAacacgttatatatatatatatatatatatatatatatatatatatatatatatatatatatatatatatatatatatatatatatattatgtttaCGACAACTAATAGTACCATGCTCTGGTTGCACCTAAGGAACGAAGACGACGATGTCACTGTGGCATCATCAAGACATCAACCTTTGCCATCCTCTTCACACATGGGTTTAGAATTTAGATATACCTAGAGTGGCGAGATCTCTAGCGATAGCTGACAAAGTCAAAGTCTAACTTGAGCATGCAAGAAACATGCCGTCATTAAACCCATGGGCAAAGCTATATGTACGATAGTCAGTGATGAAGTCTAATTTTTCATCATATATGCACATCTATGATCTAAGTTCATGCACCCTTTTTAATTTATTATAGTTTCGCTATTGATTAAACCTATGGTTTAGCTAAATCATTGGCCCGAACCCAGAATACAATCGGGTACATCAGGGacgtagccagcggtggggctaggggggcttcagccccccctacccatcctgagcacgtggagtttttctaagtcctctcttaaaattttatgcatacatgtattaggtaggaggggctaaggttaagagaagataaaaaaacctctatttttttgttcagcccctcctaaatttttttctggcttcgtcactgggGTACATCATGCGATAGAAAAGCATGTCCTATCTGATATAACGCGCTTATCCTAGCAAGTTCATGAGCTACTTTGTTACATTTCCTAGGGACATGATCAACTTTCGAGGACATAAAATCGTCCAATAACAACTCCTTCAACTCGTGTATTAAGCCACACAATACTGCGAGATGATGGTTGAGTGAATGTAAAGCGGACTCCACCTGTAGAGCATCAGTTTCCAAGATAATTCTTTGTATTCCTTAGTCACGAGCAGCTTTTATTTTATGCCTTGAGTGCAAGCCAGGATTTCAGTGTGCATAGCATTGTAAGCCATGTTCGACACATTTGGCAATAGTTTCTTGTTGTTAGGAAACCTTAGAACCCGGTGGCAGACAGTATTTCGCTCTAGCACTGACTTGTGAGACACTGTTATGTTGCCAAGGCAGTTGAGTTGAGACTCTAATTGTCCGTATTACTATTCCTTTATTAATTTTTCCCATTTGGATGTGTAGTTTGTAGCCACATTTCTGTTTCCTTTATACAAATAATAATGTCGAAAAAGGAAAAACCTATTCAAATCCAACATTGCAAAAACCACTCTATCCATATAACCATTTTAGGTTCAGAAATTAGTGATACTGTATTTGTTTAAAAATAGATAGAATAAATGCTGTGGGACATCCACGTTCGGCCGAGTCAAGATTCAGAATGGGTGCAATATCCCAACGACAGATCAAATTCAGATCTGCATTCGTCTAGGCGGGGACTTATATTAGCATTCGAGGACACGATGGAATGGATGGAATGTGTCATGTGCAGTGCAGGAGACCAGGAGAGAAAACATCCGGCGAGCGGCGAGACACTAGAAGGCAATGGCGTCCTAGGCTACTTGGAACATGGTCGTGCTGCCCCAGCAGCAGGTTGGCACCCATGGACAGAAACAGAGCGGAATGAATGGCAATCGCCACAGCACGAGCACAGTTACACCAGCACAACACGAGCACAAACAATTGCGGCACGGTATCAGCCACAGCTTATTAAAACTGCTAAAAATTTGATATCGGGTAGAGCTTATTAAAAACTGCTAAAAGAAAGCTCTAGTTGATCCAAACAGCTCAACTTATAGTCTataatactccctctgttccaaattatgtTGCTTTTTGGTACATtgaatttgctatgtatctagatataacgcatgtctagatatatagtaaatttgatgttaaaaaaaaaaaccaaagcgacttataatttggacggAAAGAGTAGCTTTTAGTCCGTTTTCAGTTATCTAACCATCCAGCTAATACAAAGCTATTAGATGACTCCCTCAAGCTATTGCAGTTTATAAAAAGTTTAGCCGATCAAaccagagcaaaaaaaaaaaaaaacacttcagGCGC encodes:
- the LOC136475616 gene encoding uncharacterized protein isoform X1, which gives rise to MAAASARILAAAVTAAAAGHRRAALRRVPVPVSASLSFPPRHPAPFRGRASLACPAAASLSVPSGGAPPGSVPFDLLPPDSEPFIEWDPPPGDSAASPLAGGGGAAGGATLVVLLGWLGARQKHLRRYADLYRERGVGAVRFVVPVRELVGLDLGRRVERRVADLSEEIAAWCDTDRRRTLLFHTFSNTGWLAYGAVLENLQSRADLTERIRGCIVDSAPVLEIRPEVWAAGFSAAMLKKSSSMTEPTAESLDGPIVNGTLNKVSSNVTQPSWGECFLLSTLQKFFEIVLYVPDVNKRLCRTLSVLSEKQPSCPQFYLYSSADRVIPAECVESFMDSQRSLGRSVFAHNFVSSPHVDHYRSFPHVYSSKIDEFLKICSTVKVS
- the LOC136475616 gene encoding uncharacterized protein isoform X2, whose translation is MAAASARILAAAVTAAAAGHRRAALRRVPVPVSASLSFPPRHPAPFRGRASLACPAAASLSVPSGGAPPGSVPFDLLPPDSEPFIEWDPPPGDSAASPLAGGGGAAGGATLVVLLGWLGARQKHLRRYADLYRERGVGAVRFVVPVRELVGLDLGRRVERRVADLSEEIAAWCDTDRRRTLLFHTFSNTGWLAYGAVLENLQSRADLTERIRGCIVDSAPVLEIRPEVWAAGFSAAMLKKSSSMTEPTAESLDGPIVNGTLNKVSSNVTQPSWGECFLLSTLQKFFEIVLYVPDVNKTLSVLSEKQPSCPQFYLYSSADRVIPAECVESFMDSQRSLGRSVFAHNFVSSPHVDHYRSFPHVYSSKIDEFLKICSTVKVS
- the LOC136475616 gene encoding uncharacterized protein isoform X3, producing the protein MAAASARILAAAVTAAAAGHRRAALRRVPVPVSASLSFPPRHPAPFRGRASLACPAAASLSVPSGGAPPGSVPFDLLPPDSEPFIEWDPPPGDSAASPLAGGGGAAGGATLVVLLGWLGARQKHLRRYADLYRERGVGAVRFVVPVRELVGLDLGRRVERRVADLSEEIAAWCDTDRRRTLLFHTFSNTGWLAYGAVLENLQSRADLTERIRGCIVDSAPVLEIRPEVWAAGFSAAMLKKSSSMTEPTAESLDGPIVNGTLNKVSSNVTQPSWGECFLLSTLQKFFEIVLYVPDVNKWPPNSWLIYYLGCLDSPYLMVFLGVTISFSDPNKT